The Candidatus Obscuribacterales bacterium genome includes a window with the following:
- a CDS encoding CAAD domain-containing protein — translation MMDFDVTQKDRSLETMVEETEQTTVDVDVDINGEQSGDLAQLTASASNESQEQWQDIVDKVSAFLADLPAYLSEFFGEYKRPIITVGIITGSIVSVKLVLAVLGAINDIPLLSPLFELVGLGYSAWFVYRYLLQASSRKELAEDFTSLKEQVLGQTSMK, via the coding sequence ATGATGGATTTTGACGTTACACAAAAAGATAGGAGCTTGGAGACTATGGTGGAAGAAACAGAACAAACGACCGTTGATGTTGATGTTGACATCAATGGTGAGCAGTCGGGTGATTTGGCTCAGCTTACTGCTTCGGCGTCTAATGAGTCTCAAGAACAGTGGCAAGACATCGTTGATAAGGTGTCGGCATTTCTCGCAGATTTGCCCGCCTATTTAAGTGAATTTTTTGGGGAATACAAGCGCCCCATTATTACCGTGGGTATCATCACTGGCTCGATCGTTTCGGTCAAGCTAGTCCTAGCTGTGCTAGGTGCCATTAACGATATTCCTTTACTCTCCCCACTTTTTGAGTTGGTCGGGTTGGGATATTCCGCTTGGTTCGTCTACCGTTATTTGCTACAAGCCTCCAGCCGCAAAGAATTGGCGGAGGATTTCACCAGCTTAAAAGAGCAGGTGCTAGGACAAACCTCAATGAAGTGA
- the rnc gene encoding ribonuclease III, translated as MPTLPPFRNTLLFQQAMTHRSYVNEHPLAGSHNERLEFLGDAVLNFLSGDFLYKRYPEKPEGDLTALRSALVDETQLARFALALGMDQPGMMRLGRGAERDGGRKNPNLLSSAFEAMIGAYFLDCDSNVEAVRAYLEPLFAAEVEDLAIAAPMGNMKSRFQEWALAEYGKNPKYTIVHQSGPDHAREFTAVVQIGSRTFGEGKGRRKQDAEKAAAAAALQQLGLLQKARE; from the coding sequence ATGCCCACACTTCCTCCCTTCCGCAACACGCTTCTGTTCCAGCAAGCTATGACCCACCGCTCCTATGTCAACGAGCATCCATTGGCAGGCTCTCACAATGAACGCCTAGAATTTTTGGGGGATGCCGTCCTCAACTTCCTCAGCGGCGACTTTTTGTATAAGCGCTATCCCGAGAAACCCGAAGGCGATTTGACCGCCCTCCGATCAGCCCTCGTTGATGAAACTCAGCTTGCCCGGTTTGCCCTGGCCCTGGGGATGGATCAACCCGGCATGATGCGGCTGGGGCGTGGGGCAGAACGCGATGGGGGACGCAAAAATCCCAACCTACTCAGCAGCGCCTTTGAAGCCATGATTGGGGCCTATTTTCTAGACTGTGATTCCAATGTTGAGGCAGTACGAGCCTATCTTGAACCACTATTTGCCGCTGAAGTAGAAGACTTGGCGATCGCCGCTCCCATGGGCAACATGAAAAGCCGCTTCCAGGAATGGGCCTTGGCGGAGTATGGCAAAAATCCCAAATACACCATCGTGCATCAGTCTGGCCCCGACCACGCCCGCGAGTTCACCGCCGTAGTGCAGATCGGCAGTCGCACCTTTGGGGAAGGCAAAGGACGGCGCAAGCAAGATGCCGAGAAAGCAGCAGCGGCAGCGGCCCTGCAACAACTGGGTCTGCTGCAAAAGGCCAGGGAGTGA
- a CDS encoding diflavin flavoprotein — MVAVVNPVQKRLTTQITEIAPNTVTIRSLDWDRDRFDIEFGLQNGTTYNSFIIYGDKTALVDTSHEKFRDLYLDALKGAVDPSTLDYLIISHTEPDHSGLVPDILALAPDITVVGSKVALQFLEGLTHKPFKQQIVKNGDTLDLGKGHRLQFVMAPNLHWPDTIFTYDAGTETLFTCDAFGMHFCSDATYDENLATIEADYRFYYECLMAPNARSVLSAMKRMADLGEIKQIATGHGPLLYHNVQELTRRYKEWSQAKTKAETTAAVFYVSDYGYSDRLSQAIARGITKTGVAVDMMDLRVADPQEVNELVSMASALVIAAPPSSGPISTVARAAISTILAAVHDKQVVGLFESYGGDDEPVDPLLSRFKELNLTEAFPAIRVKDVPSEQTYQICDEAGTDLGQLLSRDRKIKKVKAIDNELEKALGRISTGLYIITATKGEVNGAMLASWVSQASFQPLGFTVAVAKDRAIESLMQVGDRFVLNILAEDNYQALMKHFLKRFPPGADRFAGVKTRTAENGSPILADSLAYLECEVSSRMECSDHWIVYSTVDAGKVATPDAQTAVHHRKIGNYY; from the coding sequence ATGGTCGCTGTAGTAAACCCAGTTCAAAAACGATTGACCACCCAGATCACAGAGATTGCGCCCAATACCGTGACGATTCGCTCCTTAGACTGGGATCGCGATCGCTTTGATATTGAGTTTGGCTTACAAAACGGCACTACCTACAACTCATTCATCATCTACGGTGACAAGACCGCCTTGGTCGATACCTCCCACGAAAAATTTCGGGATCTCTACCTCGATGCCCTCAAGGGTGCAGTGGATCCGTCCACCCTTGACTACCTGATTATTAGCCACACCGAACCCGACCACAGCGGTCTAGTTCCCGATATCTTAGCCCTCGCCCCCGATATTACCGTGGTGGGTTCTAAGGTGGCACTACAGTTTTTAGAAGGGCTGACCCATAAGCCGTTTAAGCAACAGATTGTCAAAAACGGCGATACCCTAGACCTTGGCAAGGGGCATCGTCTGCAGTTCGTCATGGCTCCCAACCTGCACTGGCCAGACACCATCTTCACCTACGATGCTGGCACCGAAACGCTGTTTACCTGCGATGCCTTTGGGATGCATTTCTGCAGCGACGCCACCTACGATGAAAATCTAGCCACCATCGAAGCCGATTACCGGTTCTACTACGAATGCTTGATGGCCCCCAATGCTCGCTCGGTGCTGTCGGCCATGAAGCGCATGGCGGATCTGGGCGAGATTAAGCAAATTGCCACGGGGCACGGCCCGCTGCTCTACCACAACGTGCAGGAACTCACCCGTCGCTACAAGGAATGGAGCCAGGCTAAAACCAAGGCGGAGACCACCGCAGCGGTCTTCTACGTATCGGACTACGGCTATAGCGATCGCCTCTCCCAAGCGATCGCCCGTGGGATCACCAAAACCGGCGTAGCGGTGGACATGATGGATCTACGGGTAGCCGATCCCCAAGAAGTCAACGAGTTGGTCAGCATGGCATCTGCCCTGGTGATTGCGGCACCGCCTAGCTCTGGGCCGATCAGCACCGTAGCGCGGGCGGCCATCAGCACGATTTTGGCGGCGGTTCACGATAAGCAGGTGGTGGGTTTGTTTGAATCCTACGGGGGCGATGACGAACCGGTAGATCCGCTCCTCAGTCGCTTTAAGGAACTCAACCTTACCGAGGCCTTCCCCGCTATTCGGGTGAAAGACGTGCCCTCCGAGCAAACCTACCAGATCTGTGATGAAGCCGGCACTGACCTCGGGCAGCTCCTCAGCCGCGATCGCAAAATTAAGAAAGTGAAAGCGATCGACAACGAGCTAGAAAAAGCCCTCGGTCGCATCAGCACTGGGCTTTACATCATCACCGCCACCAAGGGTGAAGTCAACGGGGCCATGCTGGCCTCCTGGGTCTCCCAAGCCAGCTTCCAACCCCTAGGCTTTACGGTGGCCGTCGCCAAGGATCGGGCGATTGAATCTTTGATGCAGGTGGGCGATCGCTTTGTGCTCAACATCTTGGCAGAAGACAACTACCAAGCGCTCATGAAGCACTTCCTCAAGCGATTTCCCCCCGGTGCAGATCGCTTTGCTGGCGTCAAAACCCGCACGGCAGAAAACGGTTCGCCTATCCTTGCCGATTCCCTGGCCTACCTGGAATGTGAAGTATCCAGCCGCATGGAATGTAGCGACCACTGGATTGTCTACAGCACCGTTGACGCGGGCAAAGTAGCCACTCCCGATGCCCAAACCGCTGTTCACCATCGCAAGATCGGTAACTATTACTAA
- a CDS encoding diflavin flavoprotein codes for MPETVSQSAIATHPPRDVQVLAIADQTKVMRSRSWSRLRFEIEYALERGTTANSYLITADQNALIDPPGESFTTTFLDALEQRFDLRQLDYVILGHVNPNRAATLKVLLERAPQITLVCSNPAAVALKNLLSDVTPKVRVIKGNVDEVLDLGQGHCLQFAPIPTPRYPDGLCIYDPQTQIHYTDKFFGAHICGDQIFDEGWTAFLEDRRYYFDCLMAPHARQVATALDKMEALAPMTFYAPAHGPLVRYSATELLQSYRQWLTQQRSQDMMVALLYASAYGNTATVAQAIARGMTKAGVAVESVNCESTEPDEIKAILEKCDGFVIGSPTLGGHAPTQIQTALGVALSTVPKDKLTGVFGSFGWSGEAIDLLENKLRDAGYSFGFDTMRVKFKPTDVVLKTCEEAGTDFVQALKKAKKRRSPKASALQSSSTVTPTEQAMGRMVGSLCVVTTRQGDVSSAMLASWVSQATFSPPGFTVAVAKDRAIESLLYPDRPFVLNILAENNYLGLMKHFLKPFSPGEDRFNSVDITDSDHGCPILKDALAYLECRVASRMECGDHWVVYAVVEQGQVMNPDVKTAVHHRKSGNHY; via the coding sequence ATGCCTGAAACGGTGTCTCAGTCTGCGATCGCCACCCATCCGCCTCGGGATGTCCAAGTGTTGGCGATCGCTGATCAAACCAAAGTGATGCGATCGCGCAGTTGGAGCCGTCTGCGCTTTGAAATTGAATATGCCCTAGAACGGGGCACCACGGCCAATTCCTACTTGATCACCGCCGACCAGAACGCCCTGATCGATCCGCCAGGAGAATCGTTTACCACCACCTTCCTCGATGCGCTGGAGCAACGATTTGATCTCCGCCAACTGGACTATGTCATCCTTGGGCACGTCAACCCCAACCGAGCCGCTACCCTCAAGGTGTTGCTAGAGCGCGCCCCCCAAATCACCCTCGTTTGTTCCAATCCGGCAGCCGTGGCGTTGAAAAATCTGCTCAGCGACGTCACCCCCAAGGTTCGGGTGATCAAGGGCAATGTCGATGAGGTGCTCGACTTAGGACAAGGGCATTGCCTACAGTTTGCGCCCATTCCCACACCGCGCTACCCCGATGGGCTATGCATTTACGACCCCCAAACCCAGATTCACTACACCGATAAATTCTTCGGGGCCCACATCTGCGGCGACCAAATTTTTGATGAAGGCTGGACGGCCTTTTTAGAGGATCGGCGCTACTACTTCGACTGCCTCATGGCTCCCCATGCCCGTCAGGTGGCCACCGCCCTCGATAAGATGGAAGCCCTCGCGCCGATGACCTTCTACGCACCGGCCCATGGGCCCTTGGTGCGTTATAGCGCGACGGAATTGCTGCAATCCTATCGCCAATGGCTCACCCAACAGCGCAGCCAAGACATGATGGTAGCGCTGCTCTATGCCTCCGCCTATGGCAACACAGCCACGGTCGCGCAAGCGATCGCTCGGGGGATGACCAAGGCGGGCGTAGCCGTGGAGTCGGTGAACTGCGAAAGCACCGAACCAGATGAAATCAAAGCCATCCTAGAAAAGTGCGATGGCTTTGTGATTGGTTCACCCACCCTCGGCGGCCATGCACCCACCCAGATCCAAACGGCCCTAGGAGTAGCTCTATCAACAGTGCCCAAGGATAAGCTCACCGGCGTTTTTGGCTCCTTTGGCTGGAGTGGAGAGGCGATTGATCTCCTAGAAAACAAACTGCGAGATGCGGGCTATAGCTTTGGATTTGACACCATGCGGGTGAAGTTCAAACCCACGGATGTGGTGCTCAAAACCTGCGAAGAAGCCGGTACGGACTTTGTCCAAGCGCTGAAAAAGGCTAAAAAGCGGCGATCGCCCAAGGCCTCTGCCCTGCAAAGCAGCTCCACCGTCACCCCCACAGAGCAAGCCATGGGACGGATGGTGGGCTCCCTCTGCGTTGTCACCACCCGCCAAGGCGACGTGTCCAGCGCCATGCTGGCCTCCTGGGTTTCCCAAGCCACCTTCAGCCCCCCAGGCTTTACCGTAGCCGTGGCCAAAGACAGAGCGATCGAGTCCTTGCTCTACCCCGATCGCCCCTTCGTGCTGAATATTTTGGCGGAAAATAACTACCTAGGGCTGATGAAGCATTTCCTCAAGCCCTTCTCGCCAGGAGAAGATCGGTTCAACTCCGTTGACATCACCGACTCAGACCACGGCTGCCCCATCTTAAAAGATGCCCTAGCCTACTTAGAATGCCGGGTTGCCAGCCGGATGGAATGCGGCGATCACTGGGTGGTCTACGCCGTTGTTGAGCAAGGGCAGGTGATGAATCCGGACGTGAAAACAGCTGTACACCATCGCAAATCGGGCAACCACTACTAG
- a CDS encoding RNA chaperone Hfq translates to MSTELDTGLPSIRLIQSLIKDSSEVELKMVTDDLLVGKILWQDPHCVCLVDHYNQQTVIYRHAIVFMKPKA, encoded by the coding sequence ATGAGTACCGAACTGGATACGGGCCTACCCAGCATTCGTCTAATTCAATCCCTTATTAAAGATTCCAGCGAAGTTGAGCTGAAAATGGTCACGGATGACCTACTGGTGGGTAAAATTCTTTGGCAAGACCCTCACTGTGTTTGTCTGGTTGACCACTATAACCAACAAACGGTGATCTACCGCCATGCCATTGTCTTTATGAAGCCCAAAGCCTAA
- a CDS encoding translation initiation factor, whose amino-acid sequence MGKQKNTPINAKGDRLVYSDFGDRQYTAATERAVPDLPPHQQDLRIQASRKGRKGKTVTIVSGFQSSPATLATLLKTLKSQCGAGGTVKDNTLEIQGDHGDTLLQALSKLGYRAKKSGG is encoded by the coding sequence ATGGGCAAGCAAAAAAATACTCCAATCAACGCTAAGGGCGATCGCTTGGTCTATTCCGATTTTGGCGATCGCCAATACACTGCCGCCACGGAACGCGCCGTTCCCGATCTGCCCCCTCATCAACAAGATCTGCGTATCCAAGCCTCGCGCAAAGGCCGTAAGGGCAAAACGGTTACCATCGTCAGCGGCTTTCAATCCAGCCCTGCCACCCTCGCTACCCTGCTCAAAACCTTGAAGTCTCAATGTGGTGCTGGAGGAACGGTGAAAGACAATACCTTGGAAATCCAGGGGGATCATGGGGATACGCTGCTGCAAGCCTTGAGTAAGCTGGGCTATCGCGCCAAGAAAAGCGGCGGTTGA
- a CDS encoding response regulator, translating into MKFSQSYVLVLDHQREDVQQLRSILKRLRCPVVIVRSIEQAIATALEMPPYLIILAGSHQTWPEHLVNDLRRINQQCSITIVALTDCNAPSWLPQEENPGFDGFLVKPLNGDVMVSLVQSAWARQACCSTMLG; encoded by the coding sequence ATGAAATTCTCACAAAGCTATGTTTTGGTGCTGGATCATCAACGGGAGGATGTCCAGCAGTTACGATCGATTCTCAAACGATTAAGATGCCCAGTTGTGATTGTCCGATCAATCGAACAGGCGATCGCGACTGCGCTAGAAATGCCACCCTATTTGATCATTTTGGCGGGCAGTCATCAGACTTGGCCCGAGCATCTGGTCAACGATCTTCGGCGAATTAATCAACAGTGCAGCATCACCATTGTGGCTTTGACCGACTGCAACGCACCTAGCTGGCTGCCCCAGGAAGAAAATCCAGGCTTTGATGGATTTTTGGTGAAGCCGCTCAATGGAGACGTCATGGTGTCCTTGGTGCAATCGGCTTGGGCCCGTCAAGCCTGCTGCTCGACCATGCTGGGTTAG